A genome region from Candidatus Zixiibacteriota bacterium includes the following:
- a CDS encoding TetR/AcrR family transcriptional regulator has translation MKQSPKLPPQQRRAELIRAASRVFERVGYVEATTENIAREAGVTKGALYFHFRSKEDIFLETLKAETEALFAAIFKHLESPLPPEKVIENVIRTTFELLGKKSNKPIENWHQAFHMPRVREYMSRAHRRIAGRMAAYLKGSSNMSYRQAETLVWVVHAIADGLLVHRCYHREKKRQQKIIDLVVEMCKIYLGTKK, from the coding sequence TTGAAGCAAAGTCCCAAACTGCCCCCGCAGCAGCGCCGGGCGGAATTGATTCGCGCCGCCTCGCGCGTGTTTGAAAGGGTGGGGTATGTCGAAGCCACCACGGAAAACATTGCGCGCGAAGCCGGAGTCACCAAGGGCGCCCTCTACTTTCACTTTCGCAGCAAAGAGGATATCTTCTTGGAGACCCTCAAGGCAGAAACGGAAGCGCTTTTCGCCGCCATATTCAAGCATCTGGAAAGCCCCCTGCCGCCGGAAAAAGTGATTGAAAATGTCATCAGGACCACTTTTGAACTGCTGGGAAAGAAGTCCAACAAACCGATTGAAAACTGGCATCAAGCCTTCCATATGCCGCGCGTGCGGGAATATATGTCCCGGGCGCATCGACGAATCGCGGGTCGCATGGCGGCTTATCTCAAAGGCAGCAGCAACATGAGCTACCGGCAGGCCGAAACTCTGGTCTGGGTGGTACATGCTATCGCTGATGGATTGCTGGTACACCGCTGCTATCATCGGGAGAAAAAGCGCCAGCAGAAAATTATCGACCTGGTCGTGGAAATGTGCAAGATTTACCTGGGAACAAAAAAGTAA
- a CDS encoding TolC family protein, whose amino-acid sequence MRRLLSIIFISILTAGIAEAQTVLTVENVRKMALEYNRQYLAAKKNLEKARGEIISVRSGALPQISLNGYYARNLLDRELFFGGEKIPISLNNDFDLALTFSQPLYVGGKVGTAMKIARYYEEYSKEVLRQVEAEIVFQAESIFFAAALAESNLEVIRKAYEQLNYNLEVVEKQYGQGMISEYERLRARVEKGNLEPQLIGAESEVNLAQKRLKSFLGLPLNEKITLAIDLSDTSLVEMPALDSLEEAALNNRPELRQADLQKKVYDKAVRIAKGNWIYPNVSLNTTYQVTASSDDFKLREREVSKTWSAALLINIPLFDGGKTIGEVRKARVDYYNAVLAEQQALDDIRLEVEQAHDNLQMARKALEVQKETIAQAEEGLRIANLRYQSGIGTQLEVLSAQTALTDARTNLARAIYNYRLARAALKKAISVEM is encoded by the coding sequence ATGCGACGACTACTCTCAATAATATTTATATCCATACTTACTGCAGGCATCGCCGAAGCCCAAACGGTTTTGACGGTGGAGAATGTTCGAAAAATGGCTCTGGAGTACAACCGTCAATACCTGGCGGCAAAGAAAAACCTGGAAAAGGCGCGCGGAGAGATTATCTCGGTCCGCTCCGGAGCGCTCCCGCAAATATCTTTAAACGGCTATTATGCCCGGAATCTGCTCGACCGGGAACTTTTCTTCGGCGGAGAAAAAATTCCTATCAGTCTGAATAACGATTTTGACCTGGCCCTCACTTTCAGCCAGCCGTTATATGTAGGGGGGAAAGTCGGGACGGCCATGAAAATTGCCCGGTATTATGAAGAATATTCGAAAGAAGTCTTGCGGCAGGTCGAAGCGGAAATAGTCTTTCAGGCGGAATCGATATTCTTTGCGGCGGCGCTGGCGGAATCCAATCTGGAAGTTATTCGCAAGGCGTATGAACAGTTGAATTATAATCTGGAAGTGGTGGAAAAGCAGTACGGGCAGGGGATGATATCGGAATATGAGCGTCTTCGCGCCCGGGTGGAAAAAGGGAATCTGGAGCCGCAACTGATCGGGGCGGAGTCGGAAGTCAACCTGGCGCAGAAACGACTCAAATCTTTCCTTGGGTTACCTTTAAATGAAAAAATTACGCTGGCGATTGATTTGAGCGACACCTCTCTGGTAGAGATGCCGGCGCTTGACTCTTTGGAGGAGGCGGCCCTTAATAACCGGCCGGAATTGCGACAGGCTGATTTGCAGAAAAAAGTTTATGACAAAGCAGTGCGTATCGCAAAGGGGAACTGGATTTATCCCAATGTGAGTTTAAACACAACTTATCAGGTAACCGCCTCTTCCGACGATTTCAAATTGCGCGAACGGGAGGTCTCCAAAACCTGGTCGGCCGCCCTGCTAATCAATATACCGCTGTTTGACGGGGGTAAGACTATCGGTGAGGTGCGCAAGGCGCGCGTCGACTATTATAACGCCGTTCTCGCCGAACAGCAGGCGCTGGATGATATCCGTCTGGAGGTGGAGCAGGCGCATGATAATCTCCAAATGGCTCGCAAGGCGCTGGAGGTACAGAAAGAGACCATTGCCCAGGCAGAAGAAGGGCTCCGGATTGCCAATCTCCGCTATCAATCGGGAATCGGAACCCAGCTGGAAGTGCTCTCGGCGCAGACGGCGCTGACCGATGCCCGTACCAATCTCGCCCGGGCTATCTATAATTACCGCCTGGCAAGAGCGGCTCTGAAGAAAGCAATAAGTGTTGAAATGTGA
- a CDS encoding efflux RND transporter periplasmic adaptor subunit, with protein sequence MKNLRQFISFGVTAGLLLAGCSGNKNSDSANATQTIAVKGVLVVPTSKQLSRTFTGSIEGEKQAVLRAKIAEAVEKVNIRVGDFVKTNDVLISLDRTGPTSNYTQAYSVYQNAEKNFSKIKYLFVEGAVSESQFDAAQTEFEVARANYEAALQMVELRSPIDGRVTSIDVYAGQYVSPGQQLATVASTGQVRMKLGVSGNDIAYFKEGQKVTISAEADSVISGEGTVLTVARSADPDTRTFQVDVAVNNQDRRFKPGMFARANIIIGDFANAIVAPRQAILTREGRNYAFVASDGAARMREVTLGVDFNGVTQVISGLQSGDTLIVVGQNYLQDGSRINLARFVDESGKERAL encoded by the coding sequence ATGAAAAATTTAAGGCAGTTCATTAGTTTTGGTGTGACGGCCGGGCTGCTTCTGGCTGGCTGCTCGGGAAACAAGAATAGCGATTCCGCTAACGCTACCCAGACGATAGCGGTCAAAGGGGTGCTGGTTGTCCCGACCTCCAAGCAGCTGAGCCGAACCTTCACCGGCTCTATCGAAGGGGAAAAGCAGGCCGTGCTGAGGGCAAAAATTGCGGAAGCGGTGGAGAAAGTAAATATTCGGGTTGGTGACTTTGTGAAAACTAACGATGTCCTCATCAGCCTCGACCGCACCGGGCCGACTTCCAATTATACTCAGGCCTATTCGGTTTACCAGAATGCCGAGAAGAATTTCAGCAAGATTAAATACCTTTTCGTGGAAGGAGCGGTTTCGGAGTCGCAATTCGATGCCGCTCAGACTGAATTCGAAGTCGCTCGCGCCAATTACGAAGCCGCCCTGCAGATGGTGGAGCTCCGCTCACCAATTGACGGCCGCGTTACTTCTATTGATGTTTACGCTGGCCAATATGTCTCGCCGGGCCAGCAACTGGCAACGGTGGCGTCAACCGGGCAGGTGCGAATGAAATTGGGAGTCAGCGGCAACGATATCGCCTATTTCAAGGAAGGTCAGAAAGTCACCATCTCAGCCGAAGCCGATTCGGTAATCTCAGGTGAAGGAACGGTTCTGACGGTGGCTCGTTCCGCCGACCCGGACACCCGGACTTTCCAGGTTGATGTCGCCGTAAACAATCAGGACCGTCGCTTTAAGCCCGGTATGTTCGCCCGAGCCAATATCATTATTGGTGACTTCGCCAATGCAATTGTGGCTCCGCGACAGGCTATTCTCACCCGTGAGGGGCGCAATTATGCCTTTGTCGCCTCCGACGGCGCCGCCCGTATGCGGGAAGTAACGCTCGGCGTCGATTTCAACGGCGTCACCCAGGTCATATCTGGATTGCAGAGTGGCGATACCCTGATTGTTGTCGGTCAAAATTATCTGCAGGACGGAAGCAGGATTAATCTCGCTCGGTTTGTCGATGAATCCGGAAAGGAGCGGGCGCTTTGA
- a CDS encoding efflux RND transporter permease subunit: MKLADVAIRRPVFTVMMITALVVLGYFSFEQMSIDLMPDVDFPFVVVTTIYPGAGAEAVETDVTKKLEDAINPISGIKHITSYSEEGYSLLVAEFVLEKDPQIAAQEVREKVTATRGDLPRDIEEPVIARYDPESRPIMSLTVSSARPARDITTFTKDEIQKRLESIPGVGAVTLVGGSEREINVLLDIDKMESYGISIDRVKMALAAANLEIPGGRVNESHNEYLVRTMGKLTSVSQFNNIPIDNPQGQPIYLKDIAYVVDGIEEQRSLARVNGKDAVTLDISKQSGANTVAVARAVKEEVAKFQKELPPDISLNMVVDNSTYIEDSIHEVLLNIYYGGLLAILVIFLFLADIRSTIISAVAIPTSIIATFTFMNALGFTLNILSLMGLSLAVGLLIDDAIVVIENIFRHLDEGESAFKAAFNGTKEIGLAVMATTFSIVVVFLPVAFMQGIVGRFFYQFGMTVAFAVLVSLFVAFTLTPMLSSRFLKKEGGETIPPSFAPFRYIWRFYRWILRLIAPWNRFFNFVNQKYHTTLAWALRNRLAVIMLAIATFIGSLMLGSLAGSEFMPQTDEGKVLISVETPPGTDLKTTSDRLAQIEEIISRFEGIDLIFTTIGSGQNPVNEGTIYVKLVARDKRQLTALQMVDTLRKAIAAVPGIEYAVSPEESEGGGSRQMEISIRGIELDVLTDLTHEVENVFRVTPGTVDIYNNLEEGKPELRINIDRDLANDLGVNVMQVASTVRSFIDGEVVTRYKEGDKEYDVRVRLEEESRISAEQLGRLLIASSKEIDGKSTFLVPLSHFARIEKGESIGRYNRYDRLREARVGANTLPGYFSGTVLEEIMNKVREIDVPPGYHIAVTGMGEIQEESFANIFAALLLAVIFVYLLLASQFESFFDPFSIMFSLPMSLVGAIIALLIFGNSISVMSLIGIIMLMGLVTKNAILLIDFVKQNRYRGIARTEAILIAGPIRLRPILMTTFAMVFGMLPLALGFGPGAELRAPMARAVIGGLVSSTLLTLVVVPVVYTIIDDIIAYFLKRETIQARKESLDDKGTVGQTG; encoded by the coding sequence TTGAAACTTGCCGATGTCGCCATAAGACGGCCGGTCTTTACGGTCATGATGATTACCGCCCTGGTGGTTCTGGGGTATTTTTCTTTTGAGCAGATGAGTATCGATTTGATGCCGGACGTCGATTTCCCCTTTGTGGTAGTCACTACCATATATCCCGGAGCGGGTGCAGAGGCGGTGGAAACGGATGTAACCAAGAAGCTGGAGGATGCTATCAATCCTATCTCCGGCATAAAACATATTACATCCTATTCCGAAGAAGGATATTCTCTATTGGTGGCGGAGTTTGTTCTGGAAAAAGACCCTCAAATTGCCGCCCAGGAAGTGCGGGAAAAGGTAACCGCTACTCGCGGCGACCTCCCCCGCGACATTGAAGAACCGGTGATTGCCCGCTACGACCCGGAGTCCCGACCGATAATGTCTCTCACCGTGTCCAGCGCCCGCCCTGCCCGCGACATTACAACCTTCACCAAAGATGAGATTCAGAAACGTCTGGAGTCGATTCCCGGGGTGGGGGCAGTTACTCTGGTGGGCGGCTCTGAGAGAGAAATCAATGTCCTTCTGGATATTGATAAGATGGAGTCCTACGGGATTTCCATAGACCGGGTCAAAATGGCGCTGGCGGCGGCAAACCTGGAAATACCGGGGGGACGAGTCAACGAAAGTCACAACGAGTACCTGGTGCGAACGATGGGAAAATTGACTTCGGTCAGCCAGTTTAACAATATCCCTATCGATAATCCCCAGGGGCAACCGATTTATCTGAAAGACATTGCCTATGTCGTTGACGGCATTGAAGAGCAACGTTCGCTGGCGCGAGTCAACGGCAAGGATGCGGTGACGCTCGATATTTCCAAGCAGTCGGGGGCAAACACGGTGGCGGTGGCGCGAGCGGTGAAAGAGGAGGTCGCGAAATTCCAGAAAGAACTGCCGCCGGATATTTCTTTAAATATGGTAGTGGACAATTCCACCTATATCGAAGATTCCATACACGAAGTCCTGCTCAATATCTACTATGGGGGATTGCTTGCGATTCTTGTAATATTCTTATTTCTGGCCGATATACGCTCCACCATCATTTCTGCCGTGGCTATCCCAACCTCTATCATCGCAACCTTTACCTTCATGAACGCTCTTGGGTTTACTTTGAATATTCTCTCTCTGATGGGGCTGTCGCTGGCGGTAGGGTTGCTCATTGATGACGCTATTGTCGTGATTGAAAATATCTTCCGCCACCTGGATGAAGGCGAATCGGCTTTCAAAGCGGCGTTTAACGGGACAAAAGAGATTGGCTTGGCGGTGATGGCAACCACTTTTTCTATTGTCGTGGTCTTCCTGCCGGTGGCTTTTATGCAGGGAATTGTCGGGCGGTTTTTCTATCAGTTCGGAATGACCGTCGCTTTCGCCGTGCTGGTCTCTCTTTTTGTCGCCTTTACGCTGACTCCCATGCTTTCATCACGGTTTCTCAAAAAGGAAGGCGGGGAAACCATTCCCCCCTCATTCGCTCCATTTAGATATATCTGGCGGTTTTATCGCTGGATATTAAGACTCATTGCTCCCTGGAATCGATTTTTCAATTTTGTCAACCAGAAGTACCATACGACCCTTGCCTGGGCGCTCCGCAACCGCCTGGCCGTAATAATGCTCGCCATCGCGACTTTCATCGGCTCGCTCATGCTCGGCTCTCTGGCTGGCTCTGAATTCATGCCTCAGACCGATGAAGGAAAGGTACTGATAAGTGTCGAGACCCCTCCCGGCACCGACTTGAAAACCACCTCCGACCGACTGGCGCAGATTGAGGAAATCATCTCCAGGTTCGAAGGGATTGATCTGATATTCACCACCATCGGTTCCGGCCAGAATCCGGTAAATGAAGGAACCATATATGTCAAGCTGGTGGCGCGCGACAAGCGGCAGTTGACGGCGCTTCAGATGGTCGATACTCTTAGAAAAGCCATTGCGGCCGTCCCCGGCATTGAATATGCCGTCTCCCCCGAAGAATCTGAAGGGGGCGGTTCACGTCAGATGGAAATCTCCATCCGCGGCATTGAGCTTGATGTCCTGACCGACCTGACACATGAAGTCGAGAACGTCTTCCGCGTCACGCCCGGAACAGTTGATATTTATAATAATCTTGAAGAAGGAAAACCGGAGCTTCGCATTAACATTGACCGCGACCTGGCCAATGACCTGGGTGTCAATGTTATGCAGGTGGCATCGACCGTGCGAAGTTTCATTGATGGCGAAGTGGTCACTCGTTACAAGGAAGGGGACAAGGAGTATGACGTCAGAGTTCGTTTGGAGGAAGAATCGAGAATCTCGGCCGAACAGCTTGGCAGGCTCCTTATCGCGAGCAGCAAAGAAATCGATGGGAAAAGCACCTTCCTGGTGCCTCTGTCTCATTTTGCCCGGATAGAAAAAGGAGAATCGATAGGGCGGTACAACCGCTATGACCGTCTGCGCGAAGCCCGGGTCGGCGCCAATACCTTGCCGGGATATTTCTCCGGAACCGTTCTCGAAGAGATAATGAATAAAGTTCGTGAGATAGATGTTCCCCCCGGCTATCATATCGCCGTCACCGGCATGGGAGAGATCCAGGAGGAATCTTTCGCCAACATATTCGCGGCGCTGTTGCTTGCCGTCATATTCGTTTATCTCCTGCTGGCGTCGCAATTCGAATCGTTTTTTGACCCTTTTTCCATTATGTTTTCTCTGCCGATGTCTCTGGTCGGCGCTATTATCGCCCTCTTGATTTTCGGCAACTCCATTTCGGTGATGTCGCTTATCGGCATTATTATGCTGATGGGACTGGTCACCAAAAACGCCATTCTTTTGATTGACTTTGTGAAACAGAATCGGTACCGTGGAATCGCCCGAACTGAGGCGATTCTTATCGCCGGACCGATAAGATTAAGGCCCATATTGATGACCACTTTTGCCATGGTGTTCGGGATGCTGCCGCTGGCGCTCGGATTTGGTCCGGGAGCGGAGCTTCGCGCTCCGATGGCGCGCGCCGTTATCGGCGGATTGGTCAGTTCGACCCTTCTGACGCTGGTGGTGGTACCGGTAGTCTATACGATTATTGATGATATCATCGCTTATTTCTTGAAGCGGGAAACCATTCAGGCGCGAAAGGAATCGCTGGATGACAAAGGAACGGTTGGTCAAACCGGATAA